One Mycolicibacterium doricum genomic window, GTACGCCGCACCCCCTTGGCGACCGCGCGGACCAGCCCGTGGTCGCGGGTCAGCAAGGTGACGATCCGGTCGGCTTCACCCAGCTTGTGTTGGCGCAGCACGACGGCGCGGTCCCGATACAGCCGCATCCGACCAGTGTCCCACCACGGTCGGACAATGCTGGGTTGGCAGCGCCGATATGGTTGAGCCGATGGTTGCTTCGTCTGCTCCCCGCTCCGCTCGAACCGCCTTCCCGACCCTGACCGACCAGCTGTATCAGCTCGCCAGTGGCGCGGTGACGGCGGAAAACCTGGTGCGCCGATCCCTTCACGCCATCTCCGCCAGCCAGCCGACGCTCAACGCGTTCCGGGTGGTGCTGGCCGAACAGGCCCTCGACGACGCCGCCGAGGCCGACCGCCGACGCGCCGCCGGCGATCAGCGCCCGCTGCTCGGCATCCCGATCGCCGTGAAGGACGACGTGGACATCGCCGGCGTGCCGACGCGTTTCGGCGTCACCGGCACGGTACGGCCGGCCACCGCCGACGCCGAGGTGATCCGCCGGCTGCGCGCCGCCGGTGCGGTGATCGTCGGCAAGACCAACACCTGCGAGCTCGGCCAGTGGCCGTTCACCAGCGGACCGGCGTTCGGCCACACCCGCAACCCGTGGTCGCGCGAGCACACTCCCGGTGGGTCGTCGGGAGGTAGCGCCGCGGCGGTCGCGGCCGGGCTGGTCACCGCGGCGATCGGCTCCGACGGCGCGGGCAGTGTGCGCATCCCGGCGGCCTGGTGCCATCTCGTCGGGATCAAACCGCAGCGGGGCCGCATCTCGACCTGGCCGATGGCCGAGGCGTTCAACGGCATCACCGTCAACGGGGTGCTGGCGCGCACTGTCGCCGACGCGGCGCTGGTGCTCGATGCGGCGTCGGGCAACACGGCCGGCGACCTGCACCGTCCGGCGCCGGTCCGGATGTCGCAGT contains:
- a CDS encoding amidase — encoded protein: MVASSAPRSARTAFPTLTDQLYQLASGAVTAENLVRRSLHAISASQPTLNAFRVVLAEQALDDAAEADRRRAAGDQRPLLGIPIAVKDDVDIAGVPTRFGVTGTVRPATADAEVIRRLRAAGAVIVGKTNTCELGQWPFTSGPAFGHTRNPWSREHTPGGSSGGSAAAVAAGLVTAAIGSDGAGSVRIPAAWCHLVGIKPQRGRISTWPMAEAFNGITVNGVLARTVADAALVLDAASGNTAGDLHRPAPVRMSQSVAQAPGPLRIGLSTKFPFTGFHATLHPDIRAALQTVAGHLEELGHSVRPADPDYTVGMSWNFLSRSTSGLLDWTERLGYGVDFDRRTKANLRIGRLLSEHVLRKARAKEAAAQRRIGWVFNLCDVVLAPTTAQPPPRVHDFDELGGLATDRTMIKACPVTWPWNLLGWPSINVPAGFTADGLPIGVQLMGPAESEPLLISLAAELEAVGGWAARQPEAWWETPQVRPAGTPAADDAPTGDDPDLRETA